The Phaeodactylum tricornutum CCAP 1055/1 chromosome 6, whole genome shotgun sequence region GGGTGGGGGGAGCGTGGGAGGTGTCATCGGCCATAGAATTATCGATAGCCGCGGAATCACAAGACGGAGAGCGCATGTTAGACGTGGTGAGCATCAGTTTCCTAACAAATTTTCTCGCGCCACGTCGCGTCCAATACCACCATGCTGCGAAAACGACTGGAACAAACAGGCATCCGTAAGCAACATTGAGTTCCGTGTGACTGTCAGCAATTATGTTGCTTGCTTGCTCGGTCGGCATCAAAAGTGTAGCCATGTGTCGAGTGCTCTCATTTCTGTCGACTTTGTGTTGTTGCGGCACAGACTTGACTGTCCAGGAATCTTTCGGTTCCAAGTTTCTCGACGAAGGGTTTCTTTCCTCTTCCCTCTGGAACTCGTTATATTCCGTTTGGCGTGCCCTCTTCATTCCCATGGTATGGTAGCTGCTCGTGTTCTATGCACTTGAAAGAGCATAGATGGCATACATTCTGAATAATAATCAACGGACTTTATAAAGATGCCTTGATTATTGTGAGGAGTACCATACGACATCCATTCTGTCACATCAGTTACTCGTATAATGTTCACGACGTTATCGAAGTAATTGCGAATGTGATGTAAGCCGAGACTACGGTATAAGCAACTTTCTTAAAAAGACAGCGCTACACCAACAAAGAAAAATCAAGCTACTGCTGTCGTTTCTCTAATCCTCCAGAATGTCGTCCAGTTCCGCCTTGGAAACATCCGCAATGCTTTTGTGCTTCCACTGTCGGAACGCCCCGTCCACCACCTCATTCGCTGTGCTTGTATACGCCGCCCACTTTGCAAAGTCTTCACCTGCCAAAAGCTTAGCCTGTACTCGTTCTTCCCGAGCAATGCAAGATTCAAACGTTTCGTTCTTGTTGGCGCCGATTTGCAGCAAGCGATGCGTAACGGCCAACGCTAGCGGTGACTGAGCGTGCATGCGGCGGGAAAAGTCTGCGGCCAAATCGATGCCCTCTTGTTCTTCTGGATCGTTAGTCGTGCGGTTGGCAACTTCCTTGActccttccaaaatatcCTTGAGTGATTTTTGCTCAAAAATGCTGCTAAACGCTGCCGCGATGTCGACAAGATCGCTGCTCACACCATCACTTTGAGGTAACCCATCCGGATCTAACGAAACATCACCGTCAGGTCCATATACATCAGCCGTCCATATCGACGACCCGTTAGCCCGGTAGGAGGCAAAACAATGGACGGAATCGGCAACTGCAACATTGCGGAATTGGGCGTTGTGGTCGAGGGTTGGTTCGGGATCACCGTAATAGCGAAGCGGTTTCTTGATCAGAGCCTGGTCTTTCCAGGGCGGAATTTCACTTAGTGCGTGCTCCAAGATGGACAATCCGCTGggtctttcaacaaaattaGTGGCCAAACCTGTTTCCACCATGTCGAAAGCGTCGGCTTCGTACCCAGTCAGGCCTAGTATCATTCCGACGGGATAATTACGTGATATTTGATCGAATTCACGTCCCAGACGAGGTAACGTGTGACTAAGACCCACGGGATCCAGTGTGAGTCCACGAGATCCGTTGCGAATCTGAAACGTGCTTTCGCCCGTTGCTATGACATAGGCGGCCCGGCAAAAGGCAAATCCACCATCCAACACGGCCCCGTGCGGCATGCAAATAACAGGAATCTTGGTATTTTGAGAATTTCCCGCAATTGCCGTGGTCAAGCTACGCATAGAACGCAATAGGTAGGCTACCGCTTCTTTGTTGCGGTAATCACCGGTTTTGTACAATTCAATGGGATCGTAGCCGCCGGCGACAAAGTACGTATGTCCCGGAGCCGGAGGGAACCCAACATCCATCCCTGATATACCATCTCGTGCAAGGATCATGGCCGGCAAAGCTCCGGTCGCCACATCGTCAGTCTCGTCCGTCGCAATCAAAATCGAATTGATGCCATCATTTTTCGTAAGGGTGGCTATGCGGTACGCGAGTCCTTCCATTTCAGCCGCCGTGAGATGAGGCTGCAGTAAGAACACGCGTCGGGTACAGCCAATTTGTCGAATCATGGCACCGGCATTCGGATTAATGTCCTGCAAGTGCAGCCCACCCGCAGGGATGGCAGCAATCGAAGGCGGGGCACCATGCTTACGGATTGCTCTGTTTATGAGTGCCGCGTTGGAAGCACTCACCGTCAATCTTCGACTTTGAATGCGAGCGATCATTGTTTGTGAAACCTTCATGAGATTAGCAGCTTTTTGCGCAATAATCAACGTTTAGCTTTTTCTGGTAAATGAGCTGCTGCCATGGAATCCCATGGTCAACTCGTTTTGTACACTTTTTGACGTTGGCACAGTACAGGCTGAGGACCGTCTGACGTGCGCTCCTTTCAGGATTTTCATTGTCCGCAACCTTTCGATAGAAGTACATAAACCTAAATCTGATGAATTCCTCAACAAAACAAACTCGTATCGCAACGACGatggcaaaagaaaaaccaGCGACGACGGCTGTTCGTTCACTCAATCGATCCAACGACGGAAAACGACAATATTGGCAAACGCGGGGATCGTCGGCATTGACAGGTAATAGTTGCCCGCTCCACATCAAGAAACTCCGGTATTCTCGAGTTTAGTCATCGCAAAAGCAGAGTATCATGtcagacgaagaagacgatcTGTTCGCGGAcagcgacagcgacgacACGGCTGATTTGCTACAAGCCTCGAAAGCTAGTGGCACGACTGCTCCCGGCAAGAAGCAAGAGGCGAAAGCCAAAAAGCCGGAAGACTCGGGTTTGTTTGATTCGTCCGACGATGATTCGGATGCCGAACAAGAAGATGCCAAGCCGGCGGCTGTCGTGAAGAAAAAACCCATCTCCAAACGGGAACGGCTCGAAGCACTCGCTCAGAAGAAACACAAGGATTCTCAACCCACCGTTGATCGTGAAAAGTATTCGGATAAGAATGCAAGCGACAACGCAAAGAAAGGTTACGAATCCGAGGACTCCTACGATTCCGCTGATTTTCAACGAAccaaggaagacgacgatttTTTGGATACTACTGGGGAAGacgccgaagccgtcaacgaACTCTACGCCGAACAGCACTTTGATGACGAACGCCCAGATAAAGACAAACCCAAGAAACGTCGACGACGCGCGGATGAAGctgaggaagacgacggtAAGCTTGAACCGGACAATCCCATCATGGCGGCGGTGCACCGtatgaaaaagaagaaacgcgaAAAGAAGTCTTTTACCGATATGGAAGATGCGTGCAAATCATTTTTGGGCAAAATGGAGCTGGCGGcagaagaagacgaacaaaGTATTCGCGCACGAATACCCGCTACTCGAAAGCTGGCAATGCTAAATGAAGTGGTTGAAGTCTTGAATAAGAGAGATATGCAGCGGATGTTGCTTGATTTGGATTTGCTTGTCGTATGTAAGCGTTGGGTTCAGCCGCTGCCTGGCGGTAATCTTGGAAATGTGACAATTCGACAGCGATTGCTGACCGCCATAGCTAACATGACGGGCGAAACTGGGATCAATACGAACGATCTCAAACGTTCTGAGTTTGGCAAGGTGGTCATGGTTTTGGCGAAACATCGGGATGAGACGCCCGCCATGAAGCGGCAGTTACGTGGCTTGATGGATCAATGGAGCCGacaaatttttcaaaagtCGGGCAACATGCGCGACTTGGAACGTGTCAGTCATAGTCGCGGTGAAGGTGGATTGGCGTCCATTGCCCGCCAGCACCGGGAAATTCGGGGTGATCAGGAGAAGCATCTTGTCAATCGACAGGCAGCAACGCAGGATGTTGATTCTCTAATTGCGTCAGGCAAAAAAGGAAACAGCGAGTCCGGTATCAATCGCGTTCGTGTGCCATTCAGCAAGGGCTTCGACTATTCAGTGCGTCCGGCAGCCAAGACCATGATCGCTGCGGCGGTCGACAAGCGCATGGTCAAAGGCGGTCCTGTCGCAAAAGACAACCGCGGCAAACTAAGTAAGCGCATGTTGGAAAAAGCTCGTCCCAAGGGTAAGAACGAGCGTAGCGCCAATATTTCGATTGAAGGTCGCAAGACCACGGGCTAACGTTCATTCCGGAGACAGCCGCGCATTGATTAGAATGAAACACCTTGCAATTATATTTAGGTACGGTCTATTTCGCATCGAAGGCAGCCAGCTTATTGCGGAAGACAAAAAAGGTTACAATCCACATAAAGAAGAAAGCACCACTTAATATCAATTGCAAATAGCCCAACATTTCAAATCGGCGCATTGCAATAGCAATGCGTTTGGATCTATCTTCGCGGTCTTGTCCTTTAGCTAGTTCGCCATTCGCGTTGACATGCGTGCGCAACTGAATCCCACTGGGTCGTAGACTCCTCCACCGCAGATGCTTAACGCCGTTGAAGGCTAAAGTGCAGGATAGATTAATAATGATGGCATGGTACAAAGCCAGAAGTATCAGTATACAGCATTTGATGATGTAAACTTCTACTTGGCAGTCCGCTTCAATCGCGAGGTATTCGATCAAATCAGCATCGACTCCCAAGCATGTCGTTTGCTGGCATGTTTCTTCTAGGGCCTCGCACTTAAAACGAGCATCCTCCAAAGTCCAAGTAAGTGGATTCTGTGAGCAGGCCCCGTTTGACAGAAAGCTGCCGACAGGCTGAAATGCAGTCGGCGGCAAAGTATTGCTGTCAATTGGGCAAAGTGTTTCGTTCTGAATAAGGGAACAATTGCTGCCGTATCCATCTAGTCCACAACACGAATTTTCAAAGACTTCGTCAAGCGCAGACACTTGAACGCATCGATCAAAGACATTGTTCGCGTCCATTGATTGATTGTACCGATGAAGGGCAGTATTCAGAGTAAAAATGTCCAACCTTTGATTTGAATCTGACTCAGCGTACAATTGGTCGCAAAGTTGTCGTTGCGTACGCCGACATTGGAACTCCGCCCGTGTGTGGTAGCCATTTCCAGCCAAATTGGCTCGGTTGACAAGCAAAGGAGTCATTATGTTGCGTGCGACGAAAGTACCTTTTTGCGTGTCAATACAATTACGTTTGACGTGCGGAAACCATAGGAGCACCCCAACCATGGCAAAGGGGAACAAAATGAGACCGAGAGCCATCCAGGGTGTCATGAAGTGCTTCAGCAGAGCTGCCTGCAGCAAGGCTAGCTTGTTTGATTGACTGTACCCATCAGagttgtcgtcttcatccgTGGCGTAGTCAATTGTAGGAAGGTCCGGCGAGGCATCTCGCTCGTACTTTCTCCGCAGTTTCCAAAGCCGAATAAATTGAATGACAATTTCTATAATCCATTGATTCGCAACCAGAAACGCAGCAAATCCCATGATCAGCTTTGGAATTAATATGCTGGGGAACTCAGCCGTCAAGTAGTCAAATGTTCtcgtgttgttgtcgtcgaagtTCGGGCTGCTGATTTCAACAGTGGGCAAGCTCGGTGTCTCCAACGGTGCTAAATCTTGTCCAAATTCTTGATTCTCCCTCAACGTGTCAAGAATACTATCTCTTAGCGCGTCACCCAGTCCTTGAAGTAGAATCAGTTCCTCATCAGGACTTTCCACTCCCGCTCCTGATCCGACATACTTCGGTGGGTCGTAGTCTTCTAAAGTCAAAGCTTCGTCCAGAAGACGAATCAAATCCCGCAGTCCATCTGCAAGCTGCTCGTTAGCCTCTTCAGCCACCGTCGAAAGGAGCTGGGCAATAAATCCAACAGCTCGATGTAGATACTCAGCAACGAGATCGTCGATTTCAGGTAGGTCCCCAAAAGTAGGAAGACTGAAAATTTGAGGCAACAGAATATCTCCGATCGGAATGGCTTGCAAATCCAAGTAAGAGGGTAACGGCACTCCTGCCGGTAAGAAATCAATAACGAAATCTCTAGCCAATATGAGTCGTCCATAAATATCAACGTAGTTGACGTAAAAACCTTGAATACTTGCTTGGAATTCGAGTAACCGCGTAGATAGGAGATCAATCTGACTTCTGGCATCTTTCAACGCATCAATGATTGCCTGTAGCAGTGCACGTAAATCGTCCAGAACAGCCAAATTATTGAGCGATAGTATCGGCACTTGATATCCGTTCAAGAGATCCAAAGTGGTTTGAATCTTGAGGCCAACAAAATAATTGTAGTCGTAAGTAGCTCGGTCTTGGGCGTACAACGAAATGCGCTGCGCACCGAGTCGACTGGCAGATACGTACGCATCCAGCAGATTCGTCACATCTTTTTCAACTAAGGTATAATCTTGTCCGAGAAACGACGTAAGTTTCTCTCGATCTTCCGTTGTACATACGGAGGTCGAGTCGTTGACGGTGGTGGGTAGGAACGCCGCGTTTCGATACGTTTGGAGAGCTCGACGTGCAGTAATACTGGCTGTGCGACATTGATCGGAAGTAGTCGTGGACTGTAACACAACTTTTTGATTGCTCTCCCGCGTCTTCGCGACCCGGTTCCGCTCTTTCTGGACGCTTTTTTCCAATTGTCTTCCCAGGGCGTCAAATGCATGCATGGTGCACTCGAGATACAAGTCGGATTCTTGACGAGCCATATGTTGCAAATCCAGCAATGGCTGCCGGGCAGCTTCCTTAGCGGAGGGAAGGGACAACGAACTCGAGGCTAGTAGCAAAAAGAGCGATAGAGACCATCGTGGATAAGTTAACATAAAATGTGCAATCGTCATAAAGACTCGATTCTGCCGTAGCTCGGCTTCGGTGAGATGAACCGTGGGACCAGTGGATTGTTCTTGTGCCACAACGCCGGCACCGCGGCGACGAAAAGCTTTCATGCTGGCTGAAATAATGAAAAAGGCAATGTTCTCGAAGCTGTGCTCTTGCACAGTCAGTATATCACGATCTAGCAATTGGCGGAAATCCGTGAACAAACGCATTCAAACCGGTCGCCCCAACTGAAACGTGCACCCGCTAGGGAGGTGCGTTGGAGGGACCTATCGCCTATGTAGTCAATTCATGACTACCCGCCAGAATACGGTCGTGgctgttcactttccatctTGCTTGGAAGTTGCTAGCGAAAATTTTGTGCAGGGAGGCATTGTCGGAAAATTTGACTGACAGTAGTGAGAAATGTGATTTTCAGTTTGCACAAGTTTCTTTTTTTCCAGTCTTGACTGAAAAATAAGACGCGATCACGGAGAACCTGGAGATTACTTTCTCGACCAATTGGCACGAATCCCAATCTGCGTTGCGAAGCCAAATGTGTTTTCACGGCGACAATTGATTGTAACACACGTTTGTAAGAGTACATACCATCGACCTGCACTCCAAGGCCGAACGAGATCGACAGACTGAGAATTACTAATGCCAGAATAAGTATGGGACGTGGTGCGCTCCTTTTCAAAGGTGATagcaaaacgaaaaagaaaaaatcGAAGTCCAAGCACACGCCCAAAACAACTCCTGACGTCCACTGTACACTCTCTATCGGGGAAGGAAACACGACTTCTGCCGTGTCCGCCTCATCCTCCACTAGCACGACTGTCACAAAGCAGGAATTGTCACGGTCTTCAATGAATGGGGAGGATGAACCAACACCGGCGGCTTCGACACCAAATATTGTAACAGGCACAGGGAAAATCACTTCTTCTGGAACCGTCGTGACGGGATACGGCACGCGATTCACGAAAGAGATTGGTGTTGGCGATGCATTGTTGGTCTCAATGACCGACAAGAAAGgccagcaacagcaagaaATGAGAGTGGTAACGATGCGACTTTCGGACGTTTCACTGAATCTGAGTAGCTCCTTTTCTGAGAGCATCCGGCAACCCACCGAATTTCAGTATATTCCCAAACCGCGGAACGTCGCCAAAGAGTCCAGAATGGCCAAGGAGCGAGCACTTCAGTCGAAACACGAAGAAGCCATTCTAGCGTTTGGAACGTACGGCTCTACCAATACAGAGGAGCTCGTGTACCGAGAAAAGACTGAACACGGTTCGTACAGAATTAAGCGAGTCCAAGTGCAGGGTTCAGGCAAAGTCACGCGAGGGGATCTACTAGACTTGcgatccaaaaagaaacacgATAAGTACTGTTAAATTGGGAGAACCGTCGTCGCAGAGAGCAAAGGAGTATACATCGCAGTTCATGCAAATCACTATGCCATTCCGAAAGAATCATCGCATAGTAGACttcaaaaaaggaaaataGCACCCTAACTTTGGTTAGAATTGTTTCCCGAGTATAATTAAAGTATTGTCCAAACAAAAGACCAGTTTTCTTGCTGCCCAACACATCTCATgagcttactgttagaacCTATTCCTAACGAGGTTTTCGAACGATCGATTTTGACCGACTCAATCCTTCTCGTTTCTGTTCCACATATTTGCATTGGAACAGATCTCGCATCATCGCACATGATGTTCCTTACCTGAACGTGTATCTAAAATTGCATGAATCCAAATAGTTTTTCTCTAGAGGTGTCAATCAGACGTACGTCGGTTCCATCTATCGTCTGTCCGAAGCACGGACACGTGACCAACTGTAACAGGAGATACCGTATaactttactgttaacagtaagtgtacTATGAAAAGGGTTCGAGCGATTGCGTGAGTCCTGTACTTTCGAGACTCCTTTCTCGTCCCACGTCGCACCTACAAACGAAGAGAACGACGATGTACCTTGCCATCAGCACATGAAGAGTGAAACGGCTGGATTCTCGTTAGAAAAGAATTGACCTCATCGTATTGCACAGGTCCGAATAATACTGCCCGGAAATAACTTTTCAAAGCATGAACTTTGATTTCTCATTGCAACCAAACGAGGCAGGAACAAATTCGAATGCGGTAACTCAAGTACCTACTAACGGTGCATCTCAGCACCAATCGCCTCAGCCTTTCGGAATTATTGTTCCTGGATACGCAGTTCGAACAAATTTCGTCCCGGTCGACTCCAGCGGCATGAAGTTCGGCCTTACTTTGACGTGTCCGGGTGATATTGCGACGCCATTGGCATCTGTACACGAACTGGTTTTTTTCACGCTCCCAAACATTCCATTCCCCCCGAACTACGGAGTACTTTGCTACTGGCAGATAACTGCTGCAGTTTCTCAGACGCCAGATTTACCCCCTCCGTCAACAGGTTTTGAGCTTTTGGGCTCCATTCGGCCGGATCGTCCGTCAAGCGTATTCCACACTGGCTGGAGTGAGCATGAGCAATTGCTGGAAGTGGCCCAGAACAACACTCCCGTGACATTGACTATTGGGGTATCTCTGGAACCTTTGGAAAATTTGCAAAACATTGCGGGAAGTTCCGTGAGTGCGAGCAAACTCTTTGTTGCGCAAAAGATTGCCTCGGACCTTTTCAACTTTATGCAAAGCTTCGACACTGGTACTGGAGGTGCTGGTCAAATGGTGGTGCCCAACAATATTTTTGAAAGGTGGTTCAAGCGATTTGAAGCCCGTTTTCAACGAGACCCCAATTTTTTCTTAAAAAGTGAGGATTGATCGAGCTACCTCGAGTACGCCATAGCCCGCATGATGGCAGAAATCTGGAAATTTCTTTTGAACAGTAACGAATAATTTGACGATCGCGTTAATCTCAATGAATGTTCTGATGATCGTGGCGAGTCTATAGCGATATAGCGAAGGCGCGTGCTCTTGTATTAAGAAATGGTGTGAGTCTCACTTTGGTCGTAAACTACTTCAACCTTCCTACACGATTGCGACTTCGCATTTGCTCCCTCGGTAAGgggaggggggggggggggggggggggcacCATCAGGATAGCCTCTAACAAAAGAATCAAATGTTTGTTTGTTACCAAGATCATCCGTTTTGCAACATAAATGATGGTTGCAATGGCACATATGGTGACCGGTATGTAGAAGAGATCTATGACATTGTATGAGTTATCGGAATTATGGAAAAGTAAACGACACAGAAAAGTGTTTTGCATTGCAAACCGCTCATGAGATTTTTGGCGTAAGCGTACACAATATGTGATGTAGGTGTATTGTATACTCAAAAGGCGATGGATAAGCGCTTGCGAATCTTTTTCAGCATTCCCGTCTTCGGATGATGTTTCTTGTGCACGACATCATTCTTGTGTAGAGAAGAGTGATGATCCATACCATCTGTCGAGCTTGCGCAGCTTGAAGCCGCTGTACGCGCGGTCGACTTCTCGTCTGACTGGGGAGTTCTTTGCGCCTGCTGTTCCGTCTCTGATACTGGGGGTTGCGCGGTCTGTAAGGAGTACTTCGTCACCGAACATCGTCGCTTGACGGGTTGCCTTTCGGAATTTCCTGCGGGTTCCTCCGTGCCGTATCCGTAATCCGTACCGGCAGCATCCCCGTAGCCGTAATCTGTATCAGGTTTAGCATCACCATAGCCGTAGTCAGTATCAGGTTTGGCGGAGCCATATCCATAGTTGGTCTGTGGAGCCGCATCGCCATAGCCGTAGTCTGTTTCAGGAGCCCCGTCTCCATATCCGTAGTCCGTTTCAGGAGTAGCGTCTCCATATCCGTAATCGACTTCCACCATAGCTTCAGGCGTTGG contains the following coding sequences:
- a CDS encoding predicted protein, producing MKVSQTMIARIQSRRLTVSASNAALINRAIRKHGAPPSIAAIPAGGLHLQDINPNAGAMIRQIGCTRRVFLLQPHLTAAEMEGLAYRIATLTKNDGINSILIATDETDDVATGALPAMILARDGISGMDVGFPPAPGHTYFVAGGYDPIELYKTGDYRNKEAVAYLLRSMRSLTTAIAGNSQNTKIPVICMPHGAVLDGGFAFCRAAYVIATGESTFQIRNGSRGLTLDPVGLSHTLPRLGREFDQISRNYPVGMILGLTGYEADAFDMVETGLATNFVERPSGLSILEHALSEIPPWKDQALIKKPLRYYGDPEPTLDHNAQFRNVAVADSVHCFASYRANGSSIWTADVYGPDGDVSLDPDGLPQSDGVSSDLVDIAAAFSSIFEQKSLKDILEGVKEVANRTTNDPEEQEGIDLAADFSRRMHAQSPLALAVTHRLLQIGANKNETFESCIAREERVQAKLLAGEDFAKWAAYTSTANEVVDGAFRQWKHKSIADVSKAELDDILED
- a CDS encoding predicted protein, encoding MSDEEDDLFADSDSDDTADLLQASKASGTTAPGKKQEAKAKKPEDSGLFDSSDDDSDAEQEDAKPAAVVKKKPISKRERLEALAQKKHKDSQPTVDREKYSDKNASDNAKKGYESEDSYDSADFQRTKEDDDFLDTTGEDAEAVNELYAEQHFDDERPDKDKPKKRRRRADEAEEDDGKLEPDNPIMAAVHRMKKKKREKKSFTDMEDACKSFLGKMELAAEEDEQSIRARIPATRKLAMLNEVVEVLNKRDMQRMLLDLDLLVVCKRWVQPLPGGNLGNVTIRQRLLTAIANMTGETGINTNDLKRSEFGKVVMVLAKHRDETPAMKRQLRGLMDQWSRQIFQKSGNMRDLERVSHSRGEGGLASIARQHREIRGDQEKHLVNRQAATQDVDSLIASGKKGNSESGINRVRVPFSKGFDYSVRPAAKTMIAAAVDKRMVKGGPVAKDNRGKLSKRMLEKARPKGKNERSANISIEGRKTTG
- a CDS encoding predicted protein, which gives rise to MKAFRRRGAGVVAQEQSTGPTVHLTEAELRQNRVFMTIAHFMLTYPRWSLSLFLLLASSSLSLPSAKEAARQPLLDLQHMARQESDLYLECTMHAFDALGRQLEKSVQKERNRVAKTRESNQKVVLQSTTTSDQCRTASITARRALQTYRNAAFLPTTVNDSTSVCTTEDREKLTSFLGQDYTLVEKDVTNLLDAYVSASRLGAQRISLYAQDRATYDYNYFVGLKIQTTLDLLNGYQVPILSLNNLAVLDDLRALLQAIIDALKDARSQIDLLSTRLLEFQASIQGFYVNYVDIYGRLILARDFVIDFLPAGVPLPSYLDLQAIPIGDILLPQIFSLPTFGDLPEIDDLVAEYLHRAVGFIAQLLSTVAEEANEQLADGLRDLIRLLDEALTLEDYDPPKYVGSGAGVESPDEELILLQGLGDALRDSILDTLRENQEFGQDLAPLETPSLPTVEISSPNFDDNNTRTFDYLTAEFPSILIPKLIMGFAAFLVANQWIIEIVIQFIRLWKLRRKYERDASPDLPTIDYATDEDDNSDGYSQSNKLALLQAALLKHFMTPWMALGLILFPFAMVGVLLWFPHVKRNCIDTQKGTFVARNIMTPLLVNRANLAGNGYHTRAEFQCRRTQRQLCDQLYAESDSNQRLDIFTLNTALHRYNQSMDANNVFDRCVQVSALDEVFENSCCGLDGYGSNCSLIQNETLCPIDSNTLPPTAFQPVGSFLSNGACSQNPLTWTLEDARFKCEALEETCQQTTCLGVDADLIEYLAIEADCQVEVYIIKCCILILLALYHAIIINLSCTLAFNGVKHLRWRSLRPSGIQLRTHVNANGELAKGQDREDRSKRIAIAMRRFEMLGYLQLILSGAFFFMWIVTFFVFRNKLAAFDAK
- a CDS encoding predicted protein, whose amino-acid sequence is MGRGALLFKGDSKTKKKKSKSKHTPKTTPDVHCTLSIGEGNTTSAVSASSSTSTTVTKQELSRSSMNGEDEPTPAASTPNIVTGTGKITSSGTVVTGYGTRFTKEIGVGDALLVSMTDKKGQQQQEMRVVTMRLSDVSLNLSSSFSESIRQPTEFQYIPKPRNVAKESRMAKERALQSKHEEAILAFGTYGSTNTEELVYREKTEHGSYRIKRVQVQGSGKVTRGDLLDLRSKKKHDKYC
- a CDS encoding predicted protein, whose protein sequence is MNFDFSLQPNEAGTNSNAVTQVPTNGASQHQSPQPFGIIVPGYAVRTNFVPVDSSGMKFGLTLTCPGDIATPLASVHELVFFTLPNIPFPPNYGVLCYWQITAAVSQTPDLPPPSTGFELLGSIRPDRPSSVFHTGWSEHEQLLEVAQNNTPVTLTIGVSLEPLENLQNIAGSSVSASKLFVAQKIASDLFNFMQSFDTGTGGAGQMVVPNNIFERWFKRFEARFQRDPNFFLKSED
- a CDS encoding predicted protein, translated to MVEVDYGYGDATPETDYGYGDGAPETDYGYGDAAPQTNYGYGSAKPDTDYGYGDAKPDTDYGYGDAAGTDYGYGTEEPAGNSERQPVKRRCSVTKYSLQTAQPPVSETEQQAQRTPQSDEKSTARTAASSCASSTDGMDHHSSLHKNDVVHKKHHPKTGMLKKIRKRLSIAF